GGATCGCTTCCTTGGCCACGTCGAGCGTTGCGGCGCGATATTGCATCTGGTCGACGGCACCGCCGAAGACGTGGCCCAGGCCTGGCGCCTGGTGCGCCACGAGATCGAGTCCTATGGCCACGGCCTGGCCGAGTTGCCCGAATACGTGGCGCTGAACAAATGCGATGCCCTGACCAGCGAGGCGGCGGCCGACAAATCGGCGGCCCTGGCAGCCGCCTGCGCAGCACCTGTGGCGCCGCTTTCCGGGGTCTCCGGCCAGGGCCTCGATGACATGCTCAAGGAGCTGCTGCACCGCGTCGGCGAACAGCGCCAGCAGCAGCAACCCGCGGCGGCGGAGGCGGCGGCGGCGGCAGGCTGGCAACCATGAGCACGCGCTTCAGCCAGGCCCGGCGCATCGTCGTCAAGATCGGCTCGGCCCTGCTGGTCCACGAGGAAAGCGGCACGCTGCGCCGCGCCTGGCTCGAGGCCCTGGCCGAGGATATCGCGCGCTGCCGGGCACGGGGCCAGGAGATCGCCATCGTTTCCTCCGGCGCCATTGCCCTGGGCCGACGCCAACTCGGCCTGGGCGAGGGCACGCTGAAGCTGGAAATCAGCCAGGCCGCGGCGGCGGCCGGCCAGATCCGCCTGGCCCACGCCTTCCAGGAGACGCTGGGCCACCACGGCATAAACTGCGCCCAGGTGCTGGTGACCCGCGCCGACACCGAAAACCGCCGTCGCTACCTCAACGCCCGCAACACGCTTTCGAGCCTCTTGCGGCTGGACGCCATACCGGTGATCAACGAGAACGACACCGTGGCCACCGACGAGATCCGCTTCGGCGACAACGATCGCCTGGCCGGCCGCGTGGCCCAGATGATCAGCGCCGACTGCCTGTTGCTGCTCTCCGACATCGAGGGATTCCACTCGGCCGACCCCAAGCGCCAGGCCGGCGCCCGGCTGCTCCCCGAGATCCGCGAAATCACGCCCGAGATCGAGGCCATGGCCGGCAGCCAGGCCGGGCTCATGGGCTCGGGCGGCATGATGACGAAACTCGACGCGGCGCGCATCGCCCTGGCCGCCGGCTGCCACATGGCGATCAGCGACGGCACGGTGCTGCACCCCCTGGCAGCCCTCGAAAAGGGCGCCGCCTGCAGCTGGTTCGTGCCCCAGGCCAATCCCGCCACGGCGCGCAAGCAGTGGATCGGCGGCAGCCTGAGCCCGGCCGGAACGCTGGTGCTGGACGCCGGCGCGGCGCGTGCGCTGAAATCGGGCAAGAGCCTCTTGCCGGCCGGTGTTGTGGCCGTCGAGGGCAGCTTCGAACGTGGCGACGCGGTGCTCGTCAAGGACCCCGAAGGCTTCGAGTTGGGCCGGGGCCTGAGCGCCTATTCGGCGGAACACGCGCGCCTCATCATGGGCCACAAAAGCCGTGAAATCGAAAATCTGCTGGGCTACCGTGGCCGCGACGAAATGATCCACAGGGACGATCTGGCGCTACACCGCAGCGCCGGGCGGGAGGAGAAATCATGAGCCTTGCCGAAGACACCAGGGTTACCGGCGACCAGGATTCTCTCGATCCCGAGGCTTTGATCGCCAAACTGGGCCGGGCCGCACGGGCAGCCGGGGCCGAACTCGCCAACGCTCCCACGGAACAGAAAAACCGGGCGCTCGAATCCAGCGCAGCGCATCTGCGCGCCTCGCGGGACGAGATCTTGGCAGCCAACGGCCTGGACATGGAAAAGGGCCGCGAAGGCGGCCTCGACGTCGCCAGGCTCGACCGCCTGGCGCTCGACGGGGAACGCCTCGAGGGCATCGCCGGGGGACTGGAGGACATCGCCGGGCTCGATGATCCGGTGGGCGCCGTGATAGCCCAGTGGCAACGCCCCAACGGACTCGACATATCCCGCGTGGCCGTGCCGCTAGGCGTCATCGGCATCATCTACGAATCGCGGCCCAACGTCACCGCCGACGCCGGCGCCCTGGCGCTCAAGGCCGGCAACGCCTGCATCCTGCGCGGCGGCTCCGAGAGCTTCCATTCCAGCCGCGCCATCTTCGCCAGCCTGCAGGCCGGGCTGGCCGAAGCCGAACTGCCGGCCGGCGCCATCCAGCTTGTGCCCACCCGCGACCGCGCCGCCGTCGGCGCCATGCTGCGGGCGCATCAGCTGATCGACATCATCGTGCCCCGGGGCGGCCGTTCGCTGATCGAACGCGTGATGGCCGAGACCCGCATCCCGGTGATCGCCCACCTCGATGGCAACTGCCACGTCTACGTCCACGCCTCGGCCGAGCTCGAGATGGCACGCCGGATCGTGCTCAACGCCAAGATGCGCCGCACCGGTGTCTGCGGCGCCGCCGAGACGCTCTTGATCGACCGGGCCGTGGCGGCCAGCCACCTGGGCACCATCGTCGACGATTTGGCCCAGGCCGGCTGCCAGGTGCGCGGCGACGCCGAGGCCCGGGCCGCCGACGGCCGCATCGTTGCTGCCGAGGAGAGCGACTGGGATACCGAATTCCTCGATGCCATCATCGCCGTGAAGGTGGTGTCGGGCGTCGACGAGGCGGTGGCCCACATCGCCCGCCATGGCTCGCACCACACCGAGAGCATCGTTGCCGAGGACGCCCGGGCGGCGGAACGCTTCCTCTCCCGCGTCGACAGCGCCATCGTCATGCACAACGCCTCGACCCAG
This sequence is a window from Alphaproteobacteria bacterium. Protein-coding genes within it:
- the proB gene encoding glutamate 5-kinase; this encodes MSTRFSQARRIVVKIGSALLVHEESGTLRRAWLEALAEDIARCRARGQEIAIVSSGAIALGRRQLGLGEGTLKLEISQAAAAAGQIRLAHAFQETLGHHGINCAQVLVTRADTENRRRYLNARNTLSSLLRLDAIPVINENDTVATDEIRFGDNDRLAGRVAQMISADCLLLLSDIEGFHSADPKRQAGARLLPEIREITPEIEAMAGSQAGLMGSGGMMTKLDAARIALAAGCHMAISDGTVLHPLAALEKGAACSWFVPQANPATARKQWIGGSLSPAGTLVLDAGAARALKSGKSLLPAGVVAVEGSFERGDAVLVKDPEGFELGRGLSAYSAEHARLIMGHKSREIENLLGYRGRDEMIHRDDLALHRSAGREEKS
- a CDS encoding glutamate-5-semialdehyde dehydrogenase, producing MSLAEDTRVTGDQDSLDPEALIAKLGRAARAAGAELANAPTEQKNRALESSAAHLRASRDEILAANGLDMEKGREGGLDVARLDRLALDGERLEGIAGGLEDIAGLDDPVGAVIAQWQRPNGLDISRVAVPLGVIGIIYESRPNVTADAGALALKAGNACILRGGSESFHSSRAIFASLQAGLAEAELPAGAIQLVPTRDRAAVGAMLRAHQLIDIIVPRGGRSLIERVMAETRIPVIAHLDGNCHVYVHASAELEMARRIVLNAKMRRTGVCGAAETLLIDRAVAASHLGTIVDDLAQAGCQVRGDAEARAADGRIVAAEESDWDTEFLDAIIAVKVVSGVDEAVAHIARHGSHHTESIVAEDARAAERFLSRVDSAIVMHNASTQYADGGEFGMGAEIGISTGRLHARGPVGVEQLTTFKYLVRGSGQIRP